One part of the Eucalyptus grandis isolate ANBG69807.140 chromosome 10, ASM1654582v1, whole genome shotgun sequence genome encodes these proteins:
- the LOC120288669 gene encoding uncharacterized protein PHLOEM PROTEIN 2-LIKE A4-like has protein sequence MGDGAATKGDSTSAGKETNRPSREKEGGPSLNSLALVRKATTPHNILSMDIKDWHHVVYEGVLLKNDTQKFWVDAKHHKNCFMVLPKACVIAGGDEESCWYWITMELKCFRRDANIRVPKSKKLSWLFIQGRFKTRALSPNTTYEVAFVVKLNRTDSEWSSRVELKLNLPDGTEQTNTEDLGRRQEEWINLRAGEFEMGPKTVGTISFALQGTRIHPQKTGLILKGVLIHPKD, from the exons atgggagatGGAGCTGCAACAAAAGGTGATTCAACCTCAGCTGGTAAGGAAACTAATCGCCCAAGCAGAGAAAAGGAGGGAGGGCCTTCTCTCAACAGTTTGGCGCTCGTGAGAAAAGCAACCACACCACACAACATTTTGTCCATGGACATCAAGGATTGGCATCATGTGGTATACGAAGGAGTGCTCCTGAAAAACGACACACAG AAGTTTTGGGTCGATGCGAAGCACCACAAGAACTGCTTCATGGTGCTTCCCAAGGCGTGTGTAATTGCTGGGGGCGACGAAGAAAGTTGCTGGTATTGGATCACCATGGAATTAAAATG TTTCCGCAGAGATGCCAACATACGTGTCCCCAAATCGAAGAAGTTATCCTGGCTCTTCATACAGGGAAGATTCAAGACAAGAGCGCTCTCACCCAATACTACGTATGAGGTCGCATTCGTGGTCAAACTCAACCGAACTGACTCTGAATGGTCTTCTAGGGTGGAGCTCAAGCTAAACCTGCCGGATGGGACCGAACAGACCAACACGGAGGATCTGGGCCGGCGGCAGGAGGAATGGATAAATCTCCGTGCCGGTGAGTTCGAGATGGGCCCAAAGACCGTGGGGACGATTTCTTTCGCCCTCCAGGGGACGAGGATCCATCCTCAAAAGACGGGCCTCATCCTCAAGGGCGTTCTTATTCATCCCAAGGATTAA
- the LOC104424122 gene encoding uncharacterized protein LOC104424122, translating to MLMIVITSLVLMRAWSPLEVPSSSSDVWKEWELRGVVFLSLALQIVLICLGSCRKYFPYTWIKVVTWSAYLLADSVAIYAIGMISNMIREIKAGKSLSNPHTELSTFWAPFLLLHLGGPDTISAYAIEDNELWLRHSLMLVNQAGLTVYVLVMAWTHPTLSFLAILILLSGFYKYGERVWVLRTASHEYFKDSFAKSRPSRKDSGKIKAECELKQEEGYDVVPHHVIDIDNEDAIMIDLAIAEFSSKKLSFGKDSKDEEYKSVVGTLLSASRLVDTSQRLFADHLFSKEECDSCLSILRGKHCAGDFKVIEIELGLIHDMFYSKANAVYTRWGFICRLTILFSICVALVLFSFTDKRLYSKPDLFLTFLLLGAAIFMELYALAHVLFSDQIACWLIDKKQSAVFHFITRIQPLLKRRRWSNSMGQYNLMSFQKNYFRWCSFLKLSDVEEMAVKFLYPRRVPVSDDVKKLIMSKIKEMEARVQEMDEKELQDFQMRDRGIHALSTHGLLNDQLKAIIEGLEFDESILVWHIATELCYYLDYGWPDSTKELERNNQSPVKKKCLMGLHLSRYMLYLQYMCPSMLPARFGSIRFRDIYKEPSKRFDLPKFAQIRPACGRNRRERKPDIAEAREALGRKMGDLAFGDVSEEDQVGSMLRRGCRVAMELQGIPRGWRWSAISEVWVEMLMYGANKCKARDHAQHMRGGGELITHVWLLMSHYGLTDSFKKKHGPPATSEIIVNPW from the exons ATGCTAATGATTG TCATTACTAGTTTGGTCCTCATGAGGGCGTGGAGTCCGTTGGAGGTGCCCTCTTCTTCGAGTGACGTGTGGAAGGAGTGGGAGCTGAGAGGCGTGGTCTTCTTGAGCCTTGCCCTCCAAATCGTCCTCATTTGTCTTGGTAGCTGCCGCAAGTACTTCCCTTATACTTGGATCAAGGTGGTCACTTGGTCGGCCTACCTATTGGCCGATTCGGTTGCAATTTATGCAATCGGCATGATCTCGAACATGATCAGGGAAATCAAGGCCGGCAAATCGTTGAGCAACCCACACACGGAGCTAAGCACTTTTTGGGCGCCGTTTCTGTTGCTGCACTTGGGAGGCCCCGACACTATCAGTGCCTACGCGATTGAGGACAACGAGCTCTGGCTTAGGCACTCGTTGATGTTGGTGAACCAGGCAGGCTTGACTGTTTATGTCCTGGTAATGGCGTGGACTCATCCCACCCTTTCATTCCTTGCCATTTTGATATTGCTCTCGGGTTTCTATAAGTATGGTGAGAGGGTTTGGGTCCTCCGCACCGCTAGCCACGAATACTTCAAGGACTCCTTTGCCAAGTCCCGACCCAGCCGGAAGGATTCTGGCAAGATTAAGGCAGAATGTGAGTTGAAGCAGGAGGAAGGGTACGACGTCGTGCCTCATCATGTAATTGACATAGATAATGAAGATGCTATTATGATCGATCTTGCGATCGCAGAATTTTCCTCTAAAAAACTGAGTTTTGGGAAGGACTCAAAGGACGAAGAATACAAGAGCGTTGTGGGCACACTGCTATCGGCCAGTCGCTTGGTTGACACTAGTCAGCGACTTTTCGCGGATCACTTGTTCAGTAAGGAGGAATGCGACAGTTGCCTATCGATACTGAGAGGCAAGCATTGTGCAGGGGATTTCAAGGTCATTGAAATCGAGCTGGGCCTCATCCACGACATGTTCTACTCGAAGGCAAATGCGGTCTATACGAGATGGGGTTTTATTTGTAGACTCACCATATTATTCTCGATTTGTGTTGCCTTGGTGCTCTTCTCTTTTACTGACAAGCGACTATACTCAAAGCCGGATCTATTCTTAACCTTCCTGTTGCTAGGAGCGGCCATTTTCATGGAGTTATACGCACTGGCTCACGTTCTTTTCTCTGACCAGATCGCCTGTTGGCTCATTGACAAAAAGCAATCGGCTGTCTTTCATTTCATCACTCGAATCCAACCACTGTTGAAAAGGCGCAGGTGGTCCAATTCCATGGGCCAATATAACCTGATGTCCttccaaaaaaattacttcCGCTGGTGCAGTTTCCTCAAGCTATCGGACGTCGAAGAGATGGCGGTGAAATTTCTCTACCCACGCCGCGTGCCCGTGAGCGACGATGTCAAAAAACTAATCATGTCAAAGATCAAAGAGATGGAAGCGAGGGTCCAAGAGATGGACGAGAAAGAACTCCAAGACTTCCAAATGAGAGACAGGGGAATCCATGCGTTGAGCACACACGGGTTGCTGAATGATCAGTTGAAAGCGATCATCGAGGGGCTGGAGTTCGACGAGAGCATCCTAGTCTGGCACATAGCGACAGAGCTCTGCTATTACCTCGATTACGGATGGCCGGACAGCACTAAGGAGCTAGAAAGGAATAACCAGAGCCCTGTCAAAAAGAAGTGCTTGATGGGTTTGCACTTGTCTCGGTACATGCTGTATCTCCAATATATGTGTCCTTCGATGCTGCCAGCCAGATTTGGAAGTATCAGGTTCCGAGACATTTATAAAGAGCCCAGCAAGCGTTTCGACTTGCCTAAATTTGCTCAGATTAGACCTGCTTGTGGCCGTAATAGGAGAGAGCGCAAGCCTGACATCGCCGAGGCTCGTGAAGCGTTGGGTAGGAAAATGGGGGACTTAGCCTTTGGGGACGTGTCGGAGGAGGACCAAGTCGGGTCTATGCTTCGCAGGGGGTGCCGGGTGGCGATGGAGCTGCAGGGTATCCCGCGTGGATGGAGATGGTCAGCGATCAGCGAGGTGTGGGTGGAAATGCTGATGTACGGGGCTAACAAGTGCAAAGCGAGGGATCATGCTCAGCACATGCGGGGGGGCGGCGAGCTCATAACCCATGTCTGGCTTCTCATGTCTCATTACGGGCTGACTGACAGCTTCAAGAAAAAGCACGGCCCCCCGGCAACATCAGAGATAATAGTGAATCCCTGGTGA
- the LOC120286299 gene encoding putative inactive disease susceptibility protein LOV1: MEASEGQRPRNPLAKTLSWVCSGSSRSRQPGKGETGKMLAPEVGTSRLNAKRSIVASSPSELPQARKMKDESHIWGREDFAKKLVSQLIDEKGECANLRVISVVGEGAIGKTALVRSVCNGADVKNHFDCCAWVRVGLEPNLVHLMVDLVKQLRVPRLQDVDHMDKKKLSDLLLGVLMKCRYLIVLDDLCDLHLMDKLIIKVLADSRNGSRVIITTRNTKIPSSIDSWYSEHLELRPLDQGQSNKLLEESSGAFDGVDLYGKLPHFKERILCKSGGSPAKILLLGGLLSTTTLRRCTELLNQLPDDPTVRDVMDLSVNDLPEGLKKCALYLALFPKESEIPMRRLFRLWSAENLVSSALESSAEEYFEILVSRNMVHVTRQKLDGSARSCRLPGSLYDVFYQMAKNEKFFNIYDCSIHEEGKFDAPRIAIHRDISAGGEAKAQINVPGAGRERSEIHAQEAHFTPTEPHQRMSAKDNSTPCGIQQLCSYVSFNTMKLGTRAGEIVALLKPLVPKRDSSLLRVLDLEGVYKPLLPEELGNILPNLKYLGLRWTLLERLPKSVAQLPCLETLDLKYTNISSLPESILEAENLRHLHMTKVDLDDSARRLLDSKKSLNCNIQTIWGLVINHDDSPMLEVLGKLTGLVKLALKWDGQLVSEATEYILNLEMLKSLKLELDVSSGEMGDMSRLKSLSSLYLLGELRKESLLESDIPPNLKVLTLSKSRLKEDPMGVLGKLKCLTTLRLFALSYEGKTLSISEGTFLSLRVLKLWRLRFLTAWTIQANAMPCLADLEIKDCERLKTIDGLQQINTLEVITLVRVPDELEQRVRDVQPNVPIIAKVLVIEFDTHANNKGVVCVYELRSKKNQRSNRMKKTANEEKDEDDYSE; this comes from the exons ATGGAGGCATCTGAGGGACAGAGACCCCGAAATCCTCTGGCAAAGACTTTGTCTTGGGTCTGCTCGGGATCTTCTCGGAGCCGACAACCAGGAAAGGGCGAGACGGGCAAGATGTTGGCTCCAGAAGTTGGAACCTCACGGCTCAATGCCAAGAGGAGCATTGTAGCTTCATCACCAAGCGAACTGCCCCAAGCAAGGAAGATGAAGGATGAGTCCCATATTTGGGGTCGCGAAGATTTTGCGAAAAAACTCGTGTCGCAGTTGATTGATGAAAAAGGCGAATGTGCCAACCTGAGAGTGATTTCGGTGGTCGGTGAGGGAGCCATCGGCAAAACAGCTCTAGTGAGGAGCGTCTGCAACGGAGCAGACGTTAAGAATCATTTCGACTGCTGTGCTTGGGTCCGGGTTGGGCTGGAGCCTAACCTGGTTCATCTCATGGTCGATTTGGTCAAGCAGCTGAGGGTCCCGAGATTGCAAGACGTGGATCATATGGACAAGAAAAAGCTGTCCGATTTGCTCCTAGGAGTCCTGATGAAGTGCCGTTATCTGATAGTGCTGGATGACTTGTGCGATCTCCATCTCATGGATAAGCTCATAATAAAGGTGCTTGCAGACTCGAGGAACGGGAGCAGAGTAATCATCACGACTCGTAACACCAAAATACCCTCTTCCATCGATTCCTGGTATTCCGAGCATCTCGAGTTGAGGCCTCTCGACCAGGGACAGAGCAACAAGTTATTGGAGGAAAGCAGCGGAGCTTTTGATGGGGTCGATCTGTACGGAAAACTCCCCCATTTCAAAGAGAGGATCCTTTGCAAATCGGGCGGTTCTCCCGCAAAGATCCTTCTACTTGGAGGACTTCTATCCACCACCACGTTGAGAAGATGCACCGAGCTTCTCAATCAGCTTCCCGATGACCCCACAGTTCGGGATGTTATGGATTTGAGTGTTAATGACCTTCCAGAAGGGTTGAAGAAATGTGCTCTGTACTTGGCTCTGTTCCCTAAGGAATCTGAGATTCCCATGAGGAGGCTCTTCAGACTCTGGTCAGCTGAAAATCTCGTATCTTCAGCGTTGGAGAGCAGTGCAGAGGAATATTTCGAGATTCTAGTGTCTAGAAACATGGTCCATGTAACTCGACAGAAATTGGACGGGAGTGCCCGATCATGCCGCTTGCCTGGATCGTTGTACGATGTCTTTTATCAGATGGcaaagaatgaaaaattctTCAATATCTACGACTGTTCTATTCATGAGGAAGGAAAGTTCGATGCGCCGCGTATCGCCATACATAGGGATATTTCTGCAGGAGGAGAAGCGAAGGCGCAAATAAATGTGCCAGGAGCAGGACGAGAGCGATCAGAAATACATGCACAAGAAGCACACTTCACCCCCACCGAGCCACATCAAAGGATGTCCGCCAAGGACAATTCCACACCATGCGGCATCCAACAACTTTGTTCTTATGTGTCATTCAACACCATGAAGCTAGGAACACGGGCCGGAGAGATAGTGGCGTTACTTAAACCACTAGTGCCGAAGAGGGACTCGAGTTTGTTGAGGGTACTTGATCTTGAGGGTGTCTACAAGCCTTTGCTTCCGGAGGAGCTTGGCAACATATTGCCGAACCTAAAGTACTTGGGACTGAGATGGACTCTCCTTGAAAGGCTTCCGAAGTCAGTGGCACAATTGCCTTGCCTGGAAACTTTGGATCTGAAGTACACTAACATATCCAGTCTACCGGAATCAATCTTGGAGGCAGAGAATCTGCGACACCTCCACATGACCAAGGTGGACTTGGATGACTCCGCTCGTCGTCTGTTGGATTCCAAGAAATCATTAAACTGTAACATCCAAACCATTTGGGGCTTAGTCATAAATCATGATGATAGTCCCATGTTGGAAGTGTTGGGCAAGTTGACAGGCCTAGTGAAGCTGGCTCTGAAGTGGGATGGCCAGTTGGTATCGGAAGCAACCGAGTATATTTTGAATCTGGAGATGCTTAAATCCCTCAAATTGGAATTGGATGTTTCATCCGGTGAAATGGGTGACATGAGCAGGCTCAAGTCTCTTTCCAGCTTGTACTTGCTCGGAGAATTGCGCAAGGAAAGCTTGTTGGAGTCGGACATTCCTCCGAACCTAAAAGTACTAACCTTGTCCAAGTCGAGACTAAAAGAGGATCCGATGGGAGTCCTGGGGAAGCTGAAATGTTTGACCACTCTCCGATTATTTGCGTTGTCATACGAAGGCAAGACACTAAGCATCTCAGAAGGAACATTTCTGAGCCTCCGTGTATTGAAATTGTGGAGGCTGCGTTTTTTGACCGCATGGACTATACAGGCAAATGCAATGCCGTGCCTAGCAGACTTGGAAATTAAGGATTGTGAGAGGTTGAAGACGATCGATGGACTGCAGCAGATCAATACCTTGGAAGTAATCACATTGGTTAGAGTGCCGGATGAACTCGAGCAAAGGGTCAGAGATGTGCAGCCGAACGTGCCAATTATAGCAAAGGTATTAGTCATTGAGTTTGATACGCATGCCAATAACAAAGGCGTGGTGTGCGTCTATGAGCTGC GATCTAAAAAAAATCAGAGGAGCAATCGGATGAAGAAGACggcaaatgaggaaaaagacgAAGATGACTATAGTGAATGA
- the LOC104422971 gene encoding oligouridylate-binding protein 1B, with protein sequence MQHHRLKQQQQQQQQALMQQALLQQQSLYHPGLLAPPQIEPIASGNLPPGFDPSTCRSVYVGNIHTQVTEPLLQEVFASTGPVEGCKLIRKEKSSYGFIHYFDQRSAALAILSLNGRHLFGQPIKVNWAYASGQREDTSGHYNIFVGDLSAEVTDAMLFACFSVYPSCSDARVMWDQKTGRSRGFGFVSFRNQQDAQSAINDLTGKWLGSRQIRCNWATKGAGGIEDKQSSDAKSVVELTNGSSEDGKEATNSDAPENNPQYTTVYVGNLASEVTQLELHRHFHALGAGVIEEVRVQRDKGFGFVRYSTHAEAALAIQMGNTQSLLCGRQIKCSWGSKPTPPGTSSNPLPPPATAAPLPGLSTAELLAYERQLAMSKMAGMHPLMQGQHPLKQAAMGMGVAGGSQAIYDGGFQNVAAAQQLMYYQ encoded by the exons ATGCAGCATCACCGGctgaagcagcagcagcagcagcagcagcaggcgTTGATGCAGCAAGCCCTTCTCCAGCAGCAGTCGCTCTACCACCCAGGCCTCTTGGCTCCTCCTCAG ATAGAACCGATTGCAAGTGGAAATCTGCCTCCTGGTTTTGATCCAAGTACTTGCCGCAGTGT CTATGTGGGCAACATTCATACTCAGGTGACAGAACCACTTCTTCAAGAGGTTTTTGCTAGTACAGGTCCCGTTGAGGGCTGCAAACTTATTAGAAAGGAGAAG TCATCCTATGGGTTTATTCACTACTTTGATCAAAGATCTGCTGCTCTTGCGATTCTTTCTCTGAATGGAAGGCATCT ATTTGGGCAACCCATCAAAGTTAATTGGGCATATGCCAGTGGTCAGAGAGAGGACACTTCAG GCCATTACAACATTTTTGTTGGTGACCTCAGTGCTGAGGTGACGGATGCCATGTTGTTTGCATGCTTTTCTGTATATCCCAGCTGTTC AGATGCACGGGTTATGTGGGATCAGAAGACCGGACGTTCAAGAGGGTTCGGCTTTGTTTCTTTCAGGAACCAACAG GATGCCCAGAGTGCAATAAATGATTTGACCG GGAAATGGCTTGGCAGTAGACAGATACGTTGCAATTGGGCAACAAAGGGTGCTGGTGGCATTGAAGATAAGCAGAGCTCTGATGCCAAAAGTGTGGTGGAGCTAACCAATGGCTCTTCAG AGGATGGCAAGGAGGCTACAAACAGTGATGCTCCGGAAAATAATCCTCAGTATACAACTGTTTATGTAGGAAATTTAGCTTCAGAG GTCACTCAGCTTGAACTCCATCGCCATTTTCATGCTCTTGGTGCTGGAGTGATTGAGGAGGTCCGGGTCCAAAGAGATAAAGGATTTGGTTTCGTGAGGTATAGTACTCATGCAGAAGCAGCATTGGCCATTCAAATGGGAAATACTCAGTCACTTCTATGTGGAAGACAAATTAAG TGCTCCTGGGGTAGCAAGCCTACTCCCCCAGGAACAAGCTCTAATCCCCTTCCTCCACCTGCTACAGCGGCACCATTACCAGGCCTCTCTACTGCTGAACTATTAGCTTACGAGCGACAATTAGCAATGAGCAAGATGGCCGGCATGCATCCTCTCATGCAAGGACAGCATCCCCTCAAGCAGGCAGCGATGGGGATGGGAGTTGCTGGCGGAAGCCAGGCAATATATGATGGTGGGTTTCAAAATGTTGCAGCCGCCCAGCAGCTCATGTATTATCAGTAA